The genomic region tcctgaaaggagaatatagggagttaggaagggagttgagaaaaaggactgcaaaggtagtaatctcaaaattactgcctgtgccacgcgacagtgagaataggaatgcaatgagctggaggataaatgcgtggctgggggtttggagcagggggcaCGGATTCAAGTGTTTGgaacattgggacctcttttggcgcaggtgtgacccgtacaaaaaggacgggttacacttgaatccgagggggccaatatcctggtggggagatttgcgagggctacagaggtgactttaaactagaatggttggggggtgggaatgaaattaaagagactaggagagaggaggttagttcacaacagggggatggggtcaagtgcagagagacagaggggtgtaaaatgagggtagaagcaaaaagtagtaaggtgaaaagtaaaagtggcaggccgacaaatccagggcaaaaatcaaaaagggccacttttcaacataattgtataagggctaagagtgttgtaaaagcgaacCTGAAGActttgtgtcaatgcaaggagcattcgtaacaaggagGATGAATTAAAAGTACAGATTGTTaataatgaatatgatatagttgggatcacagagacatggcttgagggtgaccaaggatgggagctcaacattcagggatattcaatattcaagagggatagacaagaaagaaaaggaggtggggtagcattgctggttagagaggagattaacgcaatagaaaggaagggatagtatcaattccaaagaagaagcatacaaattagccagaaaaagtggctcacctgaggactgggagaaattcagagtccagcagaggaggacaaagggcttaattaggaaagggaaaaaagattataggagaaaactggcagggaacataaaaactgactgtaaaagcttttatagatatgtgaaatgaaaaagattggttaagacaaatgtaggtcccttacagacagaaacaggtgaattgattatggggagcaaggacatggcagaccaattgaataactactttggttctgtcttcactaaggaggacataagtaatcttccggaaatagtagaggacagagggtccagtgagatgaaggaactgaggaaaatacatgttagtagggaagtggtgttaggtaaattgaagggattaaaggcagataaatccctagggccagatggtctgcatcccagagtgcttaaggaagtagcccaagaaatagtggatgcattagtgataatttttcaaaactctttagactctggactagttcctgaggattggagggtggctaatgtaaccccactttttgaaaaaggagggagagagaaaccagggaattatagaccggttagcctaacgtcggtggtggggaaaatgctagagtcagttatcaaagatgtgataacagcacatttggaaagcgtgaaatcatcagacaaagagaacatggatttgtgaaaggaaaatcatgtctgacgaatctcatagaattttttgaggatgtaactagtagattggataggggagaaccagtggatgtggtatatttggattttcagaaggcttttgacaaggtcccacacaggagattagtgtgcaaacttaaagaacACGGTATTGGGGCtaagatattgatgtggatagagaactggttggcagacgggaagcaaagagtgggaataaacgggaccttttcagaatggcaggcagtgactagtggggtaccgcaaggctcagtgctgggaccctagttgtttttaatatatattaatgacttagatgagggaattaaatgcagcatctcaagtttgcggatgacacgaagctgggcggcagtgttagctgtgaagaggatgctaagaggatgcacggTGACTTGGAaaggttaggtgagtggacaaattcatggcagatgcaatttaatgtggataagtgtgaggttatccactttggtggcaaaaacaggaaaacgagacctgggtgtcattatacaccagtcattgaaagtgggcatgcaggtacagcaggtggtgaaaaaggcgaatggtctgctggcattcatagcaagaggatttgagtacaggagctgggaggtactactgcagttgtacaaggtcttggtgagaccacacctggagcattgtgtgcagttttggtcccctaatctgaggaaagacatccttgccatagagggagtacaaagaaggttcaccagattgattcctgggatggcaggactttcatatgatgaaagactggatcgacgagGCTTATACtcgatggaatttagaaggttgagggggggtcttattgaaacgtataaaatcctaaaggaattggacaggctagatgcaggaagattgttcccgatgttgaggaagtccagagcgaggggtcacagtttgaggataaaggggaagcgttttaggaccgagatgaggaaaaacttcttcacacagagagtggtgaatctgtggaattctctgccacaggaaacagttgaggccagttcattggctatatttaagaggtagttagatatggcccttgtggctaaagggatcagggggtatggagggaaggctggtacagggttctgagttggataatcagccatgatcatactgaatggtggtgcaggctcgaagggccgaatggcctacccctgcatctattttctgtgtttgtatgtttctatgtttgcatATTGTCGAGTGATTAGTGTAGGGTTAAATTCAGGTAATCAGGGTTGTTGTTTTCAGCTAGTgtggcgcagctcgaagggccaaatcaAAGCTCCATCTCCAGACCATTCATAGAATTCTGTTTTGTTTTTCTGCTCTTATTTCCTTGACAGGAGCTAGGAAGTATTTTTGCTTAATTGTTCTGCTTAATCCTTAGATATTCATCTTCCACCACTGTCTACGAGTATTTCACCTCAATTGCTTTCTGGTGTCCACCACAAAGTTAGATCTCTCAAACAATaccttccaagccctggtaaaaGCTTTTACCTGCACCAGGTAATTAACACTCACACCTCTGCTGCTGAACACATTCTATGATCCGTTACTTTCACTCATTCCAATCTAAGGCTTCTTACACATTTAACTTGTCAAATCCGCCAAGCAGTTTCTCAGACTCTTCACTCTCTCAGCTATTTCCAACTAAATGATAGACAAGATATTGATTGGAAAGTAATGGACGAATATATTTAATATGAAGCAGAGATTATATGTAAGAGGTAAGTCTCCTTTATCAAATTGATGATATTGTCTCGGTTGGAAGGGAGCTGACTGTGCACTCCTGCTTATTATACAAAAACGTGGACTTCACATTCAATAGACGGGTTGTCCTTCCGGTGGACTCGATACCGACACTCTCGGGGATTGAACAATGAAACACAATCTTCTGAGTAGCCGCTGGGTGTGGAATACCTAGGGAACAGATCAAAAATCATCCAATCATCAATATATCAGATCTTCACAATCACAGGATGGATGGATATGGAAGGAGGACATTCAGCCAATCTCTGTGCTAGTGAAGCACAGCGCAGCAGGACACCAAAATCGTCCTCTCAATAATCCCGTGACTGATTCCCTTCAAACAATGTACATAGACCTGCTTTGAATCAGTCTGCACCCCAGTCCAGTCCATACCCGAGACGCTCGCTGCATAACTGCGGGCTCTCTTGTGGCCTCGTCGCACGACCTCATGCTATACCGTCGGTACATGTATCTTCTTCACTTCAGAACAGGAAAGTTTTTTTTCCACTTTATCTCGATCCAACATCTATCATCACACTTCCAAACAGAACAGCCTCTTCTTTTGCCGTGCAAATATAAATTTCTGACCCCGAacaaactaatggaatcatttggatCATCCAATCCTCCCCATATCACATAAAAATGGCCTTTGTACCTGGAAACATTGTGAGCACTATCGGCCAGTAAGCATTTACATGTTTCACATGGAAAGTCTTGAATCAGGAACTCAGATTCAGGTGATCGGAAAGGCCATTAAGGACTACAATGTCTTCACCCAGAAATTCTCTACACCATACGCTCAGTCATTGAACACCAAACCCAACAGACATATTTAAGATATGAGTGGATATCAGGATAGGACCGCTGTTGCCGTACAGGATCGGCTGAGATGCGATTTCATCGTGTAATTGCTTCATCCCACTCTGACAACACCTGAATGTGTAGCTGGAGAATGATAGCAATGGGCCAGAGAAGGGCACAACGCGCCGGAGGTTCTTTCACCAGGCTTTCTCGGGAGTTGTTCCTTCCCTGGCATCGGGAGCCACCCACCGGAACTCAGTGATCTAGACTACTTGTCGGTGACGGTCCATGTGTGCTGAACAGTGCAGGACTACTTACGATGTACAGCATTCATGAAAAGCAGATCCGCAGGTGCATCTCATGCAAACGGGGTCTATCCATGTCTCCCCCACTGGGTGCAACGACCCGTCGTATGGGTCAATACAGCCGACCTGCTCCAATTCCCCCGACCCTGTAGGCGATAAAGATAGGTGTTAGCGTTCTTAGGCTCTGGGGTTAACTCAATGCCCACGCAACGTAAaatgatccattttcccctctgGAGAGGGGCGGGTTCCACACTCCGGTTGCAGACCTGCAGGCGGGACGTGAGATCAACCGTTCAGTCACACCCGCTACTTGTCTTCGTCGCCGATCTGAACACCCAGCTCCCAGCACCAACTGAGAACGGATGTTTGCAGTTCACTCCCGGCTTTCCACCACTCACTGGGGGTCTAAGCATACACCGTTAACCAATGGTTTTACCGTGAATACCTGGGCCAGCTTGAAGCCCAGTCCTCATCcaagctgcaggtgctggaacgAATCAATGAAGTGGAGTGGGGGGTGCGTGGCTTACGAATTCGGTGATATAGCCCACTGTACATTGAACCTTTGTTTCTGGCGATGATGAAGGGTGGCATAATGCAAGGCAGTTCAGCTGCCGCCTATGGCAACTTAACAAAACGATATGTTCGCCCCACAGCCGATACTTGACCTATAGAGTCATTGCGATTTGAAGTGTTGACAGAGTTCATATTGGAAGCGACTCAGTCACCTGAGCGACACCCGGGGTCTTCGTTACTGATTTGGCTCAGGTTTGCTCACGTCAGGAATGTGGTCAGTCAACTTAGAAATGAAGAATGTGAAGTCAGGATAGGAATGTACTGTGTACCAGGGATTCCGGGACAGGTGAATGTAAACAAGTGTcgggggttggggttggggttgggagGGCGCGCCCAAAAGTGACGTGGCAAATAACTTAATCTCAAACATGATTTAATTGCCGGCCAGCAAACAGCTTGGGAAATATCCTCGTTCCAGCAGGGGAAGAATGGCTTCCGATTAGTGCAAAGAACGATCCCATACAAGCAAATCGTCGTCACCGGTCGATTTGCTTTCTCAATACCAGTTCAGGGTTACATATTGGTCAGAAGCGGATGCGGACGCACATAATTATGATGAAATCCTTCAGTGCACATGTGGACACCGTGTACTGTCGCAGCCGAAAGACGGCAGAGTAGCCCACCCCAAGCGAAGGACGAGTCAAAGGGTACGTCCTCCAACACCCCCATGCTAACCCGACCGAGGTACAGGCGGGGAGCCAAACCCAGCCAGCGTTAGCGCTGCGCCAAGAGTATGATTACCGTTCGGTGGTATCCGTCGACGAATACTGCAAACGGATTCCGACAGCTGAGCGGCGAGCAGCAGCAGAGCGATACACAGTAGGAGTTTCTGCAGAGGAGGCAAGAGACAGACAGAGCTCAGAGCGATATAGGTAAGTTACTAACACGAAATCCTGGTTTGTTTAACCTCCGAGGAGTCAAATGGGGCAACTCAAAGTTCGTCATACAGTTTACCGAAGACGAGGTAAGTAGCCGCATGCACACAACTACCGCTTACATACCATGATCGTCCCAAGACTGCTtctccacagtgacagaggggctATCATCTCTCTCTAGGGAGGCAAGTGCAGCTTTTATTCTGCAGTTCCACTGCCACGCTGGTTGTTCAACTTTGGCTTTTATTGCGTGTGTAGTTTCTTAACAGCCCAATGACGACAGAGTGAAAGGTTCATGGCTGAATTACATTGGGGTCACCGGTGTGACATTCCTGTGTGTATTTCTTGTCGTTGGAGTAGGCAAGCTTCAGTCTCGGTTGGCAAATGGAAAATCGCATACCTTTCAGTACCgtgcaacaatttttttttgtccttCACATTCCTACTTAGTTTGGAAATATTACCCCTTTCCCATCAGTCAGGTTGTTCACATAGATTGTGACGTTCCGGAAGGCGACCATACTTCCCCCGTGGGACCCCACGAATCACAAGGCGATCCATGTGCTCCTATTGATTGATTTCTACCGGTAAAGCAAGCGGGGTGGAGGGAACGGATAGAAAGATTGGGTCCGAATTTTGGACAGggttggcggggggtggggggcgcgGGGATCGTCTCTAAGCACAGAGCTCAACATATAGGCCTGACTGAATATTATATTGGCTATTCGTACAGATAGGGAACCAATGGTAATCTCCAAACACAGGTAGGTTGAGGTAAAGTCGTGTCGtgtttaaacatagaacatagaatagtacagcacagtacaggccctttggcccacaatgttgtacagaccctcaaaccctgcctcccatataagcccccaacttaacttcctccatatacctgtctagtagtctcttaaacctcactagtgtatctgcctccaccactgactcggcagtgcattccatgcaccaaccactctctgagtaaaaaactttcctctaatatcccccttgaacttcccaccccttaccttaaacccatgtcctcttgtgttgagcagtggtgccctggggaagaggcgctggctgtccactctatctaatcctcttattatcttgtacacctctgtcatgtctcctctcatcctccttctctccaaagagtaaagccctagctccctcaatctctgatcataatgcatactctctaaaccaggcagcatcctggtaaatctcctctgtaccttttccaatgcttccacatccttcctatagtgaggcgaccagaactggacacagtactccaagtgcggcctaaccaaagttttatagagctgcatcattacatcgcgactgttaaactctatccctcgacttatgaaagctaacacctcataagctgtcttaactaccctatctacctgtgaggcaactttcagggatctgtggacatgtacccccagatccctctgctcctccacactaccaagtatcctgccatttactttgtactctgccttggagtttgtccttccaaagtgtaccacctcacacttctccgggttgaactccatctaccacttctgcatcctatcaatgtctctctgcaatctttgacaatcctctacactacctacaacaccaccaacctttgtgtcgtctgcaaacttgccgacccacccttctacccccatatgtTAGATATTGGAACACCAACAGAGCCTCGGCAGAGCAAC from Mobula birostris isolate sMobBir1 chromosome 8, sMobBir1.hap1, whole genome shotgun sequence harbors:
- the LOC140201830 gene encoding beta-microseminoprotein J1-like: MIAPLSLWRSSLGTIMKLLLCIALLLLAAQLSESVCSIRRRIPPNGSGELEQVGCIDPYDGSLHPVGETWIDPVCMRCTCGSAFHECCTSYSTPSGYSEDCVSLFNPRECRYRVHRKDNPSIECEVHVFV